The region GCCGTGTGCACCCACAGTCCTCTGTCTGGGGAATTCAGGGGGGACAGTGGCTTGTAGTAGTAGTGGGCCCTCCCCTGGCCCTAGTCACCTGTGCATTCTCTGCGCCCCCAGGGCTCTCTTGGTCTTCTGCCCTCTGCTACCTGAAAGGCAGAGCCACGGGCTCGAAGGCTGGTCCAGCGCCCCAGGCCCGGAGCGCCCAGGATGGCTTTGCGGTGGATTTTAAGATCTTTTGGCAGCGGcgccctctccccctctcctctctgccggGCAACCTGCTGCTTTACTCTTTTGAGTTTCTGACTCTCTTAAGGTGTCTGAGTGTGCACCGCCACTCTGGAAGCtaaggcaggaggcagaggccccGGGGGAGAAAGCAGCCAGCCCCTGAGTCCTGAGGtcagggtgggtgtgggagggTGGGGTCCAGCCCCAGGTGAGCTGTGGCCTGTCTTAccacagctgccctgggaggAAAGGGTTCTTTTCTCCCAACGGTGCAAATCCACAAACCACAGGAGAAGAATAGTCCGTGAAGATGGGTCCCAGCAGCTGGATGGCACCTCTGGCCCAGCCCGTCCTGGACACTCACCCTGCATGTCCTCCTTGTCCCTCCTTCCAGCCGCCTGCCCCTTtctcctgcagcccccagcccatgCTTAAAGGACCACCCCTTCCTTGCTCCCCTCTCCCAGACCCTGGGCAcggcccttcccagcccccctCTCAAGGCGGACCAGGCTCTTGAGGCCCCGCAAGGCTGGGCTGCCACTGGACAGGGCGCCTGGGCATAGGCTGGCCCTCGAGGTCGGCCACAGCACTGccaccccctctgcctccctgaccTCTGTCCTCACGCCCATGGCCAGCCCTGCACTGAGAagttccttccctcctttgctgccatctctctcctctcccagaatGCTCTCCGCATTGTCCACCTCCCCTTGACCTGGGGAGGCTTGTGTACTTTGTGTGCATGTTTAGTACATGTCTGTgttggtgtgcgtgtgtgtgcatggcATGTAATGTATGGAGCATGCTCTGCGTGTGGATGTGTGACGTGAGTGCCCGTCTGTATGACATTCTGGTCAGCTGATGGCGTGTGCGCACACGCACGTGTGTCAGGGTTGCAAGCTCTTATTGCTGTCACACGTGGCTCTGCCCTGCATTTCGAGGTGACTCCAACTCAGTGGCCCTGGAGGGCCATtcctccagcttcattctttccctgcttccagcccctggaccctgcccctccccctgccaagCCTTCCCCATGGGGAGAACGAAGCAAGGAGAAAGAACTCCCTTCAGGCTCGCCTTccagcctgccccgccccgcccccaggagacGCTGTCCTCTCCTCAGATGGTCGAAAGCCCTGTTTTGTAACCTAAGAAAGTGCAGCCTCACAGAGGGCCCTGAGTCCTCCGGAGCCTGGACTTGACCGGTCAGGAGCCCGTTGCTGGTGTGAACatctgggcaggtgtgtgtgtgaagtggaGCTAACAGGGCTGGGGGAGCCCTCGGGGGCAGGTGGGGCCGGTGGGGCCGGGGTAGCTAAAAAATGGGGTGGGGCATCCCTAAAAAACTGCGACCAGGACTTGGCCGCCAGGTGAGCTCACTGGCTCAGGGGAGGGTCTGCACTGAACGTCACAGTCGGGGGCCAGCACTGGAGGCTTTATTGGTCTCGTCTAGTTATTTCTCTGGGGAAGCGGGGGACGACAGCTTAAAATGGATTTTCAGCAATAATGGACTCCCTTTCTTGGTTCCTGGCCCCGGGCTGCAATGCAAAAGAGACAGTGTCACGTGGGCCCCGGTGGGAGGGTCGGGGAGAGGGGATGAGCCCCGAGGCCACTCTGGGGAGGGCACGAGGGGAAGAGGACCTAGTCCCGTTGCGCCCTGATGGGCAGCTGGCATCTGCCGGCTGCATCCATCCCTGGGAAGCAAGGGGTGCTGGAGGAccctcttccctcttctgccGCTCGATGGGCGTGTcctgggcccggggctgcagccaccaGGTCCTCAGCCGGGCAGACACGAGCGTGAGCATTTCCAGGGAAGGGGAGGCCGTCTGTCCTCTGGGTGAGAAGCCTCCTAATGGCCTAATGGCTTAGAATGGCCTTCCCCATTTTGAACCCAGGTCCCCGCCCAAGCCCTGGAGTGCTCACTCTCCATGGTCCCCAGGTCGCCTCTGGCTCTGGCCTTGGCAGAGCACCTCAGTCCACTGGAACCTGGTTTCCGCCAGCCTCTATGAGGTCACTGAGGTTGAGAACCAgagctcacccccccccccagcagcccctcacccactgctccccacccacAGGTCCCGGCACAGCCTCCTCTTGCAGGGGAGCTGCGCGCCAGCCTCGCTTACTCTTTCCTGTCTCTTGTCTGTGGGGGGGACGTGACTGGGGTCTGGAGGAACGTCACTTTCCCTTCGATGATGGCCTTCCGGGACCCCAGCTTGCTCAAGTCAAGGTGAAGGGGCAATTTGTTCTCGTCTTTCTGCTTGCACACTTTCTTTGGGTCCCCGGCTTCCAGCAGTTTCTCTGGTGGCTTCCTTAGCAACTCAGGGGGCTTCTCCTGCTCCGGCTCCTCCTTGGCACGAGGGGTGGCACTCTCCACCGAGGGCGGCGGCGCCGGAGAGGGCTCCATGGACTTCTGCTGGGGAGCTTTCATCACGTATTCCAAACCGGACAGGTCCACCTTGCTGGAGGAGGCTATGGCCAGGGACGTGGCCAAGTTGACCACATCCTGCAGGCTGATGACTGCTGGGAGACTGGAGGAGGAGTGGGTGCTCGACGGCTGGCCGGAGCCGGCGTCCGGAGGCTCTGGCGGGGTACTGGGGCTCTGGAGCGGCTTCTCGGAGCTCGGGGCATCCTTGGGGACCGACTCCTGGTTCAGGGGGCTGATGGTCTTCTCTGAGCTCTTCTCACTCAGCTGCCCGCTGGTCTCCCGCTGCAGGTTCTGTTCCGAGGCCTGGGTGATCTTGTCTGCCCAGAAGAGGTGCTTGGAGGTCTGCACGTGGATGGAGTTATGGGAGGGGGTGGCTGGTGCCTCCTCCACAGGAGTCGGGTAGCCCACCTGCTGGGTGTCGTCCTCCGGCGGCTCCTCCATGTAGGGGTGGATGGGCTCTACTCTGTACCTCTCCTCCTCCAGGTCTTCATGGCCAGCCTCCAAGTTGGAGCTCAGCTTGGCCTCAGGCTTGAGCGTGGGTGCCAGGCACCACTCCAGCGGCGGCAcagcctccgcctcctcctcctcctcctcctcctcctcttcctccacctccacctccggCTCTGTGTCCAGGTCCATCTTATGTGGGGGCTCCAGCTCTAGTAATTTGTCCTCCTGCTGAAAAGTTTCAGCTGAAAGCTGAGGAGGCCCCTGCCCCTCAGGTCCTCCCTGACGTcagctccctgctctgcccacctaccccgcccccacccatcACCGCTCACTTCCTTCCCCACACTTGCCTCTTTGCAGAGACCTGCCTGGGGCAGGAAGGCAgtgtgagcctgtgtgtgtgtgtgtgtgtgtgtgtgtgtgtgagagagagagagcgagcgtgCACATGACAACATTGGCCTTGTACTAGGGTCCCAGAATTGCCAAGGGTAGGGGCTGGTCAGAGTATAAAGAAGATGGGTTTGGCCTCAGAGAACCCTGCCCCTGGCCCACCAATACCTCTGGCTCATCTTCCCTCTGTCCCAGCTGGAACTGGCGTTGGTTTATGTCAATCCTAAGACAGAAGGAGACAGAGTAGGTAACAGGGCCCCATGGGGTTGGGGGCTGGCttgagggggttgggggctggctTGAGGGGGAAGGGGGTCTCTGGGGCCCACGAGGTCCCTTGCCTTATTCAGGAGCTGGCAAGATGCCCCCCCTCCCAGCTTATGTACCGTCCCCACTCCCACCGAGAGTTCTGGAGCTGTATTCTCAAACTGCAGTGAGTTTGCAAAGTGCACGGAGAGCTTGCCAGGTCACCTCCCTCCCCGAGAGGAGGGGTGCAGCTGGCTGGAGGTGAGGGCCAGGAATCTTCCCTTCCGTCGGGAGGGCGTTCCAGGGACTGGATGCAGCTCACTCCGGGAACCGGAGAACTGGGGCCCAGGCAATGGCTCCTCGCAGGAGGAAAAGCCCAGAGctccgccctccccccaccccccagcctgctCCGCAGATGTGAACAGCGGAGCGCTGTGTGTGCAGGGGATGTGCGTGTGGAGGGGGGTGTAGGTCAGTTTTCGTTGAGAGTGCGCGCTGCCATCTTGGTCCTTGTCTTCAGTGCTCAGCCATGTaaccccctctccttcctcagcagcctgcccacccccaactTGGAGGGCTCCGTCCTCAGAGCAAGGTGGACCGAAGGGGTTGGGTCCCATCCACGTCCCCGGGTGTGTCCCTCTACTCCTTGGTCTTCCTCCAAGGTCGGTGGCTGCAGGCAGAAGCTGGAGCGGCTGGCACCCCTTGCCCCCACCATGGCCTTGGGGCCTGGATACTGCCCTTGGGGAGATTTTGAAAACAGGCAAGATGGAGGGAGATCCTGGGTTGGGGGTACATGAAAActtggcagtggtggtggggggaaagggTTGGTGGTcctggagggtggggaagaggtcTGTCGATGATGGGGGGCTGGTTCTCACTGTGTGTCTATAATGTCCACTGAGTCCTTGGTACAGCAGGGAAATCCATTGGCACCTGGCGGAGAGAAGGAGATGAGGGCAGGGGAGcaacggggcggggggcgggggaccaATCCCTGAGGGGTTCTGGAGCCCGGGCTGGAGGTGATGCTTCAGCcaccccgtccctccctccctgtccctcccctcaaACCACGTGCCGTTCCGTTTCCCATCATAACCCTCGTTTCTTCGCTGTCCCTGGCCAGTGTCACCAGTCCGGTCCTCCGTGTCTGTCCCCCTCCACTCTTCACGCTGGCCCGTGCTGGCCCTCCACACAGGTGAGCGCTAGCGGGGCTCACCCCCATTTACTGAGTACTACTAACTCAGACACTGTGATGAGCACTTTCGGTGCTTTATCTCATCGATTCGACACACAAAAAAGAGGTTTGCTTCCCAAGATCCTTCAGCGATCATTCAGGAAGTCAGCGCTGGAATGCAGACTGgatccaggaagctcagctgccctgccctgccctgcatgcTGTCCCGTCCCAGAGCCCGGAGCTGCGTGGGGCTCCCTGTCATGCCCTCGTGACCCTTGCTCGCCTCCCCACATTCCTGCTCCTCTGTCCCCTTCTCCACTCTCTCTGGCCGGGCTTCAGATCTGCCACTCACCCCGGCCCCTCCTGTCCTGAAGTCCAACCTCTCTCTCACTGGCTTCTCACCCCGTCACCCTGGGGTCAGCCAGGGTTCCCACCCCCGGTGCTTGCTCTGAGGTGGTGCTGGCACGGATCTGGTGATTTGTGAGCCTGTACAATCCCTCCACAGAGGGGTCTGACTCCCTAGGgaggcctccccaccccaggtctgCCCTTGGAATCTTGCATCTCCCGTGCTCCGGTGGTGGGAGGCACCAGGCTGTCCCATTCTTTGCTTCCCAGGGGAATGGACAGAGGTTGATAGTGAGGTCATCATGGCAATGAGCAAGCCGGGTCCCCAAGAGCCCGGAGCGTGGCAGGAAGTGACAGTCTTGGCTCCGGCTGAGAAGAATTGCTCCCGGGACAATATTAGGAGGATCGGAATGTGCTGTGGCCTCTTCCTGGAGATGTAGAAGCTAGGAGGACCCTTGCTTGGCTGGTCCTAGGGCCGGGATGGGGTGCGTCCATGTTCAGCCTGGGCCTTGGGGTCCTGGATCCGCTGGTTGCTGGGCTAGGAGAGTGTGTGTGCCACCATGGACGGGCAGCCACCTCCTCGATCCCTGGGACCACCATGTTCCCTTGGCTTTCTCCCCACCTGACTCTTCATCTCCAGCTCTACCAAGTGCCGCTCCTCCCCGGGCTTCCGACCGACCTCGCAGCCTTCCTTGCTTGTTTACAGAGTTTCCCTGGCAATGGGATCAACATCCGCAGCCTTACCCCTCCCATAAACAGCGATCGGGTGTGGACAGGAGAACTAATTATATGGTGTGGGCCTCCCAGCAGCACTGGGGGTTGGAGACAAAAGCCTGAGGCTGATGAAACTTGGGGGTCCTGTGACATTCTGCTGTATGCGAAGCGATTTCGATTTCCGATTGCTTGGCTGCTAGTCTGCAGAAATGTACTGATCTTGTATCTCACAGCCGTCCTAAAATCCtgttctagttttatttatttatttatccgtTCCAGAAGGTTTTCTACATGAACAGTAATGTGTGTGACTCAAGACGgtcttacttcttcctttccgatCTGGATGtctcctcatttccttttcttgccttattgaaCAGTCTCCAGCTCAACGTGGGATGGAGCAGAGGGAGGGCGTCTTGCTTCGTGCCTGAGCTCCGGGGGCACCGTCAATTATAGCGTTAACCGTAGTTTTCCTCACAGGTGACTTTTATTGGGTAGACAATGTTTCCTTcttagtttatttagttttttaaaaaagattttattcatttatttatttttagagagggaagggagggagaaagaaagagaaaaacatcaatgtgcggttgccgggagccgtggcctgcaacccaggcatgtgccctgactgggaatcgaacctgcaacactttgaagtttatttagttttttttttttttttaaagattttatttatttatttttagagagggaagggagggagggagggcgagagagagagagagagagagagagagagagagagagagagggagagagagagagagaaacatcaatgtgcggttgctgggggttacagcctgcaacccaagaatgtaccctggctgggaatcgaacctgggacactttcgttcccagcccgtgctcaatccactgagctacgccagccagggcttgaagtttatttagtttttaattaggAAGTGATGTTGGATTGTTTGATGATTTTTCTACATTACTcagatgatcatgtggttttaattttatattctgttaaCATTGCAGGTCATATATGTTAACATATGAGTACATTCACATGTTATTCTGTTCATAATTCTTTTTGTGGTAAACTATattgatttttaacaaatattaaatcaaCCTTGTGTTCCTGGAATAAACCTTCTTAGGTCTTTTTATACACtgttgaatttgatttgctaacttctttttagaattttcaCATACACGTTCACGAGGTATtctaatatgtttttcttttcctataatgTCTCTGTCGGGATTTGTGATATTAGATTAATGggggcctcatagaatgagttgagAAGTATTCCCTCTTCAGCTTTCTGCATTTGTGCAAAATTGGTgtccttttcctctttgtttggtagaattcacgaGTGGAGTTTGTGAACCTGTGCCTGGACTTTTCCTTGGAGAAGATTAATTACAAATTCAACTTTCAAAAATAGATACAGGGCatagccctggctcagtggattgagcgcgggctgcgaaccaaagtgtcgcaggttcgattcccaggcagggtacatgcctgggttgcaggccacagcccccagcaaccacacattgatgtttctctctctctctagctccctcccttccctttctaaaaataaataaataaaatctttaaaaaaatagatacaggGCGATTCagtccctgtatttttttttttttactgtggtaaatatacataacataaaatttgctcatttaaacaataaaatttttgttttatcctcacctgaggacattttttcattgcttttagagagagagagagaggaagggaaagggggtggggagagagggggagggaggggggaagagaggctCCCTGGCCAGAGCCCAAGCTGAGCTGTGTCCTCTCTCTGGAGTTCCCTTGTGTCCTGACGTGAAGGTGCTCAGGACTCACCTCTTCCTGGAGCCCTTCTGGACTCCACCTCATGGCCCTGGGCTAGGGGCTCCTCCTCCAGTGACCACGCCCCCCCACCGACCCCTGCAGACCTCCAGCTGAGTGCATGGCCTCTTGCTGACCCTCAGTTAGAGGTGTGTTGCTCGCCTTGCCCCTCTGACCCCGTCACAGAGTCTGGCACAAGGTGATGCTCAGCAGAAGTCTGTGCGAAGATATGAGCACTTCCTCCCTCTCGCCTCGCCAAACCCTGCGGTCAAGTTCACCCCGTGTGCCCGGACTGCAGGGTGGCCAATGCGGTTCTGCATGCCCAGCCCATCTTCCTTCGCAATCTCTCATCTCTttacctccccttcctcctcattCACCCGTCATCCTATCGCCCAGATTAGAAGCCTGGGTCACCTGTGACCCCACTTCACTCCTGACCTTCTTCCTGTGGATGCTGACCTTGTGCACAAGCCTTTCTGCACCCCCACTGCTGCCCGCCACACCTCCCACCTCCAAAGGAAACGCAGACCCAGGCCTTGTTCCCCGCTGGCACTCAGTATCGAGTGCTTTGCACACAGCTGGTCCTGAGAGTGCTTTTCTGTGTCCTTGGGTGTCTCGAGGGGCCTCCTGAACtgggcttcctttttttttttttttgttcttca is a window of Phyllostomus discolor isolate MPI-MPIP mPhyDis1 chromosome 8, mPhyDis1.pri.v3, whole genome shotgun sequence DNA encoding:
- the SPATA32 gene encoding spermatogenesis-associated protein 32; its protein translation is MGGGGQEDKLLELEPPHKMDLDTEPEVEPEAKLSSNLEAGHEDLEEERYRVEPIHPYMEEPPEDDTQQVGYPTPVEEAPATPSHNSIHVQTSKHLFWADKITQASEQNLQRETSGQLSEKSSEKTISPLNQESVPKDAPSSEKPLQSPSTPPEPPDAGSGQPSSTHSSSSLPAVISLQDVVNLATSLAIASSSKVDLSGLEYVMKAPQQKSMEPSPAPPPSVESATPRAKEEPEQEKPPELLRKPPEKLLEAGDPKKVCKQKDENKLPLHLDLSKLGSRKAIIEGKVTFLQTPVTSPPQTRDRKE